A portion of the Eubacterium maltosivorans genome contains these proteins:
- a CDS encoding ClC family H(+)/Cl(-) exchange transporter, which produces MREVFKPVENSTENLIAHTRNMKYLLAMEGIFVGMIAGGIAIIYRLALNFSEKNMSFILSYAGEHHWAIAAWFAALIVMAVIVGRMVKWEPMISGSGIPQVEGELQGYFEEPWLKVIIGKLVGGILCIIGGLSLGREGPSVQLGAMGGKGFSRIFKRLNIEERYLMTCGASAGLAAAFNAPLAGIMFALEEVHKNFSATVLFSAMTASVTADFVSKYVFGLGSVFQFRVDSSIPLKYYGFIILLGIILGAGGAFYNKVLAGTQDLYARMTFLKAEFRPVIPFLMAGILGFTLPQVLGGGHMMIELLAPGNLPLTMILLLLVVKFIFSMFSFGSGAPGGIFFPLLVLGAYIGGFYGMVVVRGMGMDPQLINNFIILAMAGYFTAIVRAPITGIVLISEMTGSFTHLLSLSVVAITAEITAAALKSEPVYEMLLDRIVARRGEEPLPETSNKTLIAVSVHHSCGLVGKRIWEIQWPENCLLVAIRRGEKELIPKGDTKIRPSDTIVALANETDLNRINTELHALCEEASAAGNS; this is translated from the coding sequence GTGAGAGAAGTGTTTAAGCCTGTTGAGAACAGCACAGAAAATTTAATAGCCCATACGCGTAATATGAAATACCTCCTGGCGATGGAGGGGATTTTTGTCGGTATGATCGCAGGCGGTATCGCGATTATCTACCGGCTGGCCCTGAACTTTTCAGAAAAAAATATGAGTTTTATTTTATCTTACGCGGGTGAACACCACTGGGCCATTGCGGCATGGTTTGCCGCCCTTATCGTGATGGCGGTAATTGTCGGGAGGATGGTCAAGTGGGAGCCGATGATCTCTGGAAGCGGGATTCCCCAGGTAGAAGGGGAGCTTCAGGGATATTTTGAAGAGCCCTGGCTCAAGGTTATCATCGGAAAATTAGTAGGGGGGATTCTCTGCATTATCGGGGGGTTGTCCCTGGGGCGTGAAGGCCCGTCTGTACAGCTTGGCGCCATGGGCGGCAAGGGCTTTTCGAGGATTTTTAAACGCCTTAACATTGAAGAACGCTATCTGATGACCTGCGGGGCAAGCGCGGGGCTGGCAGCGGCATTTAACGCGCCGCTGGCAGGCATTATGTTTGCTCTGGAGGAGGTTCATAAAAATTTCTCTGCAACTGTGCTTTTTTCCGCTATGACGGCTTCCGTCACTGCGGACTTTGTTTCAAAATATGTTTTTGGGTTGGGTTCGGTATTTCAGTTTCGGGTAGACTCCTCGATTCCGCTGAAATACTATGGCTTTATCATTCTTTTGGGAATTATTCTGGGAGCAGGCGGCGCTTTTTACAATAAGGTGCTGGCAGGTACCCAGGATTTATACGCCAGGATGACCTTTTTAAAAGCTGAATTCCGTCCGGTTATCCCCTTTTTAATGGCTGGGATTCTGGGCTTTACGCTGCCCCAGGTATTGGGCGGCGGACACATGATGATCGAGCTTCTGGCGCCGGGTAATCTGCCCCTGACCATGATCCTGCTGCTGCTGGTGGTGAAGTTTATCTTCTCCATGTTTAGCTTTGGTTCCGGCGCGCCGGGCGGTATCTTTTTTCCGCTTTTAGTTTTGGGCGCGTATATCGGTGGATTTTATGGCATGGTCGTTGTCCGCGGAATGGGGATGGATCCGCAGCTCATCAATAATTTTATCATTCTGGCAATGGCCGGCTATTTTACCGCCATTGTCCGTGCGCCTATTACAGGAATCGTCCTGATTTCTGAGATGACGGGCTCCTTTACGCATCTGCTGTCTTTATCGGTTGTTGCCATCACTGCGGAGATCACTGCGGCGGCACTTAAATCTGAGCCGGTCTATGAAATGCTGCTTGACCGCATTGTCGCGAGACGCGGGGAAGAACCTTTGCCTGAAACCAGCAACAAAACGCTGATCGCCGTCTCTGTGCATCACAGCTGCGGTCTGGTCGGTAAGCGTATCTGGGAAATTCAGTGGCCGGAGAACTGCCTGCTGGTGGCTATCCGAAGGGGAGAAAAAGAACTGATCCCCAAGGGTGATACTAAAATAAGGCCAAGCGATACCATTGTGGCTCTGGCAAATGAGACCGACCTGAACAGGATAAATACAGAGCTGCACGCTCTTTGTGAGGAAGCGTCTGCCGCCGGCAACAGCTGA
- a CDS encoding ABC transporter ATP-binding protein: protein MGKIAIEHLVKDFNKTKVLKDISLEIEDGSFTILLGPSGCGKSTLLRIIAGLETPTSGGLFIDDKDVTDSEPKDREIAMVFQNYALYPHMSVFKNVEYGLKIKKIPKEERRKMVDDVLKMVDLSDQAEKLPAQMSGGQRQRVALARAIVKDPRVFLMDEPLSNLDAKLRTQMRFELIEMYKKVKNTFLYVTHDQVEAMSMGTYIVVMNQGEIMQKGTPKEIYTNPANLFVAQFIGAPPTNIIDMNHFYLGVRPENIKIRSAGREDAFRLPASVLSKEELGGESIYHLETRFGKVNVKTPTCWNTLPPQVDLAFDRSDAMLFGKDGSRMGVTGDEVQALENMLVS, encoded by the coding sequence ATGGGAAAAATAGCGATAGAGCATCTCGTGAAGGATTTTAACAAAACCAAGGTATTAAAGGATATCTCTCTGGAAATAGAGGATGGCTCCTTTACAATTCTGCTGGGGCCATCGGGCTGCGGAAAATCAACGCTGCTCCGGATTATCGCAGGTCTTGAGACGCCTACCTCCGGCGGGCTTTTCATCGATGATAAAGATGTGACCGACAGCGAGCCGAAGGACCGGGAGATTGCCATGGTCTTTCAGAATTATGCCCTTTATCCCCATATGAGCGTTTTTAAAAATGTTGAGTATGGTCTGAAGATTAAGAAAATTCCAAAGGAGGAACGCCGAAAAATGGTGGACGACGTCTTGAAGATGGTTGATCTGTCGGACCAGGCAGAAAAACTGCCTGCCCAGATGTCCGGCGGACAGCGGCAGCGTGTGGCGCTGGCCCGGGCCATTGTCAAAGATCCCCGGGTTTTTCTCATGGATGAGCCTTTGTCCAATCTGGACGCTAAGCTCAGAACTCAGATGCGCTTTGAGCTCATCGAAATGTATAAAAAGGTCAAGAACACCTTTTTATACGTCACCCACGACCAGGTTGAGGCAATGTCCATGGGAACTTATATCGTGGTCATGAACCAGGGGGAGATTATGCAGAAGGGAACCCCGAAGGAGATATACACCAACCCTGCCAATCTCTTTGTGGCGCAGTTTATCGGCGCGCCGCCCACCAATATCATTGATATGAATCACTTTTATCTTGGAGTACGTCCGGAAAATATTAAAATCAGAAGTGCCGGAAGGGAGGATGCCTTCCGGCTGCCAGCCTCTGTTCTGTCAAAGGAAGAGCTGGGCGGAGAGTCTATCTATCATCTTGAGACGCGCTTTGGCAAGGTTAATGTCAAGACGCCGACTTGCTGGAATACCCTGCCGCCACAGGTCGATCTGGCCTTTGATCGCAGTGACGCCATGCTGTTCGGCAAAGACGGTAGCCGCATGGGCGTGACGGGTGACGAGGTACAGGCGCTTGAGAATATGCTGGTGTCTTAG
- a CDS encoding tyrosine-protein phosphatase → MLDYKEYQIELDGCHNFRDLGGFPGTDGATCYEVAYRADALGELSERDVTCMKDLGISTVIDLRTPEERSAVPDVIASDADFDYITLSLMNQSAADLEDITQLSTLTELYIDLLENQPAGFKKIGQIILNAPGGVVFHCTAGKDRTGVTAALLLGLAGVDRRLIVDSYAKSAELMREKFRRMQPPGLPKSEAMDLVAARLLGSEPEYMEKTLDYLERYFKSARQYFLEAGLSAGETEDLKERLVRGV, encoded by the coding sequence ATGCTTGACTATAAAGAATACCAGATCGAATTGGATGGATGTCATAATTTTCGAGATCTCGGCGGTTTTCCAGGGACAGACGGCGCTACATGTTATGAGGTAGCCTACCGGGCGGACGCTTTGGGTGAGCTGTCTGAGCGGGATGTTACCTGCATGAAGGATTTGGGAATATCCACAGTCATTGACCTGAGAACACCAGAGGAGCGGAGTGCAGTGCCGGACGTGATAGCTTCAGATGCGGATTTTGACTATATTACACTGTCCCTTATGAACCAGAGCGCGGCTGATTTAGAGGATATCACACAACTGTCAACACTGACGGAATTATACATTGACCTGCTGGAAAACCAGCCCGCCGGATTTAAAAAAATTGGTCAGATTATTTTAAATGCGCCCGGCGGCGTGGTGTTCCACTGCACTGCGGGCAAAGACCGAACCGGAGTGACCGCAGCGCTGCTGCTGGGACTTGCGGGCGTAGACCGGCGGCTCATAGTGGACAGCTACGCTAAAAGTGCGGAACTCATGCGTGAAAAATTCCGGCGGATGCAGCCTCCGGGGCTTCCGAAAAGTGAGGCGATGGACCTGGTGGCAGCGCGGCTTTTGGGGTCAGAACCCGAATATATGGAAAAAACGCTGGACTATCTGGAACGGTATTTCAAAAGCGCCAGGCAGTATTTTCTGGAAGCCGGCCTTTCTGCCGGAGAGACAGAAGACCTGAAGGAAAGGCTTGTGAGAGGAGTATAA
- a CDS encoding carbohydrate ABC transporter permease produces the protein MKATTIKASRKASAGVKHALLILLSFIAVFPLYWMIVSSFKNEAEIFGSALLPAAPTFNNYIYAFQSMPIWRMLGNSIVMSVLMTTLQLCTSLLAAYALTRWDFKGKKLIYGLLSLCWLIPVQAIMIPNYVTIVNMGLKENLLGIVLPTAATAFAILNLFQVFEAFPKALIDAARMDGDSEWGILTRVILPNIKASVASLGILLFINSWNDYMWPMLITSKLENAPIQIGLRTFVSSDTNMWGALMAATTISCIPILLLYLFMQRQIVDSFVKWGIK, from the coding sequence ATGAAAGCAACAACCATAAAAGCCAGCCGCAAGGCCTCGGCCGGAGTAAAGCACGCGCTGCTGATCCTGCTCAGCTTTATCGCGGTGTTTCCCCTGTACTGGATGATTGTCTCCTCCTTTAAAAATGAAGCGGAGATTTTTGGCTCGGCACTGCTGCCCGCAGCGCCGACCTTCAACAATTATATCTACGCCTTTCAGAGCATGCCCATCTGGCGGATGCTTGGCAATTCCATTGTCATGTCGGTCTTGATGACGACGCTGCAGCTGTGCACCAGCCTGCTGGCGGCCTATGCGCTGACACGTTGGGACTTCAAAGGTAAAAAGCTGATCTACGGGCTGCTGAGCCTATGCTGGCTCATACCTGTTCAGGCCATCATGATTCCCAATTATGTGACCATTGTCAATATGGGGCTGAAAGAAAACCTGCTGGGAATTGTGCTGCCGACGGCGGCCACAGCCTTTGCGATTCTGAATCTCTTTCAGGTTTTTGAGGCCTTTCCCAAAGCGCTCATCGACGCGGCCCGCATGGACGGCGACAGTGAGTGGGGAATCCTGACCCGCGTTATCCTACCAAATATTAAGGCTTCCGTGGCCTCCCTGGGAATTTTACTGTTCATCAATTCCTGGAACGATTATATGTGGCCTATGCTCATTACATCAAAGCTGGAGAATGCCCCAATACAGATTGGCCTGCGGACTTTTGTCAGCTCAGACACCAATATGTGGGGGGCTTTGATGGCAGCCACTACAATTTCATGTATTCCCATTCTGCTGCTCTATCTTTTTATGCAACGGCAGATTGTTGACTCTTTTGTGAAATGGGGGATTAAGTAA
- a CDS encoding carbohydrate ABC transporter permease, giving the protein MKKFLKLPAQVYTLAPDIERAGERIKPRPKFKFNYKPWLFLLPALVLIAFWLYRPLAETVYYAFHSWGMVPGTIPRFVGISNFTKLLTSKDFFTSIGNTVFYIVGLLPFSVIIPLFLASATNDLPSKAKNFYRALFFIPMIMAPVATATIWRWLLNPSSGLINQLIVGLGISDTNISFFLTEGVARMTILLITGWKMIGFSTLMFSAALTGINRDYFEAARLDGASKLRQFTTITLPLISPTVIFMLMMSILFASQWTFAYIDLLTQGGPYGTTTNIYYEMYKYGFSSLNVGMSSASAVIFFIIFGIIALLLNRLSARFVFYDN; this is encoded by the coding sequence ATGAAAAAATTTTTAAAGCTTCCGGCCCAGGTTTATACCCTGGCGCCGGATATTGAAAGGGCAGGGGAACGGATAAAGCCAAGGCCGAAATTTAAGTTTAACTATAAACCCTGGCTGTTTCTGCTGCCCGCTCTTGTGCTCATTGCTTTCTGGCTCTACAGGCCTCTGGCTGAGACTGTCTACTACGCCTTTCATAGCTGGGGCATGGTGCCGGGAACCATTCCGAGGTTTGTAGGTATCTCCAATTTTACCAAGCTGTTGACCAGCAAGGATTTCTTTACCTCCATTGGAAACACCGTCTTTTATATCGTTGGCCTGCTGCCCTTCTCAGTGATTATTCCGTTGTTTCTGGCGTCTGCCACCAACGACCTTCCGTCAAAAGCCAAGAATTTTTACCGCGCCCTGTTCTTTATTCCCATGATTATGGCGCCGGTTGCCACAGCCACCATCTGGCGCTGGCTGCTGAACCCCAGCAGCGGACTCATTAATCAGCTCATCGTGGGTCTGGGAATCAGTGATACCAACATCTCCTTTTTCCTGACAGAAGGCGTGGCGCGCATGACGATTCTGCTCATTACAGGCTGGAAAATGATTGGTTTCAGCACCTTGATGTTTTCGGCGGCACTGACAGGGATTAACCGGGATTACTTTGAGGCAGCCCGTCTTGACGGAGCCTCCAAGCTGCGCCAGTTTACGACTATTACCCTGCCGCTGATCTCGCCCACTGTCATTTTTATGCTGATGATGAGCATTCTCTTTGCCAGCCAATGGACCTTCGCCTACATTGATCTGCTGACGCAGGGAGGCCCATACGGTACCACCACCAATATTTATTATGAGATGTACAAGTATGGCTTTTCATCCCTGAACGTGGGCATGAGCTCAGCCTCAGCGGTAATCTTTTTCATTATTTTCGGGATCATCGCCCTGCTGTTAAACCGGCTTTCGGCCAGGTTTGTATTTTATGATAATTAG
- a CDS encoding ABC transporter substrate-binding protein — MNKFVKGILGVILSAAVAGTTLAGCSSTGTGGAGSDSAVNASSGKLDPDNPTEITFYSYSLGYPTMKSGMEHLISSFNETVGKEKGVVVKGVVDNNMSQNSADIAAGMEVDIVQHAFGMLDASRLNLGFKSYEELFPADELAEHTGQMIPNALELGKIDGQMYGLAFTFSTPILYINKGLFEQAGLDTTNLPKTWDDVYKAAVQIKEKTGKDGFGLAPDNGWISEGLIFSNGGEVLNSNKTEAKFDSPEAVEAYEMWNKLYSSGAAVKGSDKDVMDAFMAGNVAMNLQSTSLLSGYQSAAKAGGWELLGAEMPQFGDKASVPVNSGSCLAVRSDDPTKSAAEWEFIKYATGKEGYTIITSEIGYLPLRMDITEDPAYLKDFVDANPIVKTNLKQLERIKPVTIWPGTGAKEEYQVFLDATVKSITEGNVQNVLSDAAKQMNDLLKNN; from the coding sequence ATGAATAAATTTGTTAAGGGCATTTTAGGCGTTATTTTGTCGGCAGCGGTCGCAGGCACAACCCTGGCAGGCTGCAGCAGTACAGGTACTGGAGGAGCCGGAAGCGATTCAGCGGTCAACGCATCATCAGGAAAGCTTGATCCTGACAATCCCACCGAGATTACCTTTTATTCTTACAGCCTGGGATACCCAACCATGAAGTCTGGCATGGAGCATTTGATCAGCAGCTTTAATGAGACAGTCGGTAAGGAAAAGGGTGTTGTCGTTAAGGGCGTTGTGGACAACAACATGAGCCAGAACAGCGCGGATATCGCCGCGGGTATGGAGGTGGATATTGTCCAGCACGCTTTTGGAATGCTGGACGCTTCCCGGCTGAACCTTGGCTTTAAATCTTATGAAGAGCTGTTTCCTGCGGATGAGCTGGCAGAGCATACAGGTCAGATGATTCCAAATGCTCTGGAACTCGGGAAAATTGACGGGCAGATGTACGGGCTGGCCTTTACCTTCAGCACACCGATCCTCTACATCAACAAAGGGCTTTTTGAACAGGCGGGCCTGGATACAACAAATCTGCCAAAAACCTGGGATGACGTCTATAAAGCAGCGGTACAGATCAAGGAAAAAACCGGTAAAGATGGCTTTGGCCTCGCGCCGGATAATGGCTGGATCAGCGAGGGACTGATCTTTTCAAACGGGGGTGAGGTGTTGAACAGCAATAAAACCGAGGCGAAGTTTGACAGCCCGGAAGCTGTTGAGGCTTATGAAATGTGGAATAAGCTCTACAGCAGTGGCGCAGCGGTAAAAGGCAGCGACAAGGATGTCATGGATGCTTTTATGGCTGGCAACGTGGCCATGAATCTCCAGTCCACTTCCCTGCTCAGCGGTTACCAGAGCGCGGCAAAGGCCGGCGGCTGGGAGCTGTTAGGTGCAGAAATGCCGCAGTTTGGTGATAAAGCCTCTGTTCCGGTAAATTCCGGGAGTTGCCTGGCAGTCCGTTCAGATGATCCGACCAAGTCTGCAGCCGAATGGGAGTTTATCAAGTATGCTACCGGAAAGGAAGGATACACCATCATCACTTCTGAAATCGGCTATCTGCCGCTGAGAATGGATATTACCGAAGATCCGGCGTATCTCAAGGATTTTGTGGACGCGAACCCCATTGTCAAAACAAACCTGAAGCAACTTGAAAGAATCAAACCGGTGACCATCTGGCCAGGAACTGGAGCAAAGGAAGAGTATCAGGTATTCCTTGACGCTACTGTCAAGTCCATCACTGAAGGCAATGTTCAGAATGTTTTATCGGACGCGGCTAAACAGATGAATGACCTTCTAAAGAACAATTAA
- a CDS encoding metallophosphoesterase family protein has protein sequence MMKTITFAHLSDLHILKDYGNSMFKDMVGHMEKKPCEVLEGIAGWLRDNAGKLDFVLLTGDLVHEGGADEYCYLKMLLEEYFDGTPVCPVLGNHDRVAAFHEGYENSEPGTEPVYYAREFDGLQLIVLDSSVGCDATHHSGRFDEAQFVFLEKALEKKMPRGHIVAFHHPAFDEWADERVSAFGVEGSERLGEIISGKNVLALLSGHTHENINTTFYGVPAYTAESTAFGVAINEKGMYMTPAAGFNLCTVTDRTLRVETLSYPPNDQPITEPIPLEALGQMMKNA, from the coding sequence ATGATGAAGACAATCACTTTCGCACATCTTTCCGATCTGCACATTCTAAAGGACTATGGCAACTCGATGTTTAAGGACATGGTAGGCCATATGGAAAAAAAGCCCTGCGAGGTTCTTGAAGGAATTGCCGGCTGGCTCAGGGATAACGCCGGAAAACTGGATTTTGTTCTTTTGACAGGCGACCTGGTTCATGAGGGTGGCGCAGATGAATACTGTTACCTGAAAATGCTTCTGGAAGAATATTTTGACGGCACGCCGGTCTGTCCGGTTCTTGGAAATCATGACAGAGTGGCAGCTTTCCATGAGGGCTATGAAAACAGTGAGCCGGGTACAGAACCTGTATACTACGCGAGAGAATTTGACGGGCTCCAGCTCATTGTGCTGGACTCCAGCGTTGGCTGTGATGCCACGCATCATTCCGGGCGCTTTGACGAGGCGCAGTTTGTATTCCTTGAAAAGGCACTGGAAAAGAAGATGCCCCGCGGGCATATTGTCGCTTTTCACCACCCGGCCTTTGACGAGTGGGCAGATGAACGGGTCAGCGCCTTTGGTGTGGAAGGCTCCGAACGGCTTGGAGAGATTATCAGCGGAAAAAATGTCCTGGCACTGCTGAGCGGACACACGCATGAGAATATCAATACCACCTTTTACGGCGTACCAGCCTATACAGCTGAGAGCACTGCTTTTGGTGTGGCCATCAATGAAAAGGGGATGTACATGACCCCGGCAGCAGGCTTTAATCTCTGCACGGTAACAGACCGTACGCTTCGGGTTGAGACCTTGTCTTATCCGCCGAATGACCAACCTATTACAGAGCCTATCCCTCTGGAAGCGCTTGGACAGATGATGAAAAACGCGTAA
- a CDS encoding GntR family transcriptional regulator, which produces MKIQNREEDAHRQLKEKILAGELIPGDILSEASLSQGLGMSRTPVRYALKQLEYEGFITYHKNRGISIRETSSREMVDILEMMILFEHSAVKKVKNGETIFDIAALKRLGDEAQVLRNERQYASYIEKTHQYNSCFIASAGNSQLSVVYNTSWERVISTSVYNKMTHPTAIPKKTQTTVGFIHQLNQSITDGAYDHTDRLLEEYFDYARNQILYYGQI; this is translated from the coding sequence ATGAAAATTCAAAACAGAGAAGAAGACGCCCACAGACAGCTCAAGGAAAAAATCCTGGCCGGCGAGCTGATTCCAGGGGATATTTTATCCGAGGCCTCCCTGTCCCAGGGGCTCGGCATGAGCCGCACACCGGTGCGCTATGCTTTGAAACAGCTGGAGTACGAGGGTTTTATTACCTATCATAAAAACCGGGGCATCTCCATCCGGGAAACTTCCAGCCGTGAAATGGTGGATATTCTGGAAATGATGATCCTGTTTGAACACAGCGCTGTCAAAAAAGTCAAAAACGGCGAAACCATCTTTGATATTGCCGCCTTAAAGCGCCTCGGCGATGAGGCCCAGGTCCTGCGGAATGAACGCCAATACGCGTCCTATATTGAAAAAACCCATCAGTACAACAGCTGCTTTATCGCCAGCGCGGGCAACAGCCAGCTGAGCGTTGTCTACAACACCTCCTGGGAACGCGTAATCAGCACGTCTGTTTACAACAAAATGACACATCCCACAGCTATCCCGAAGAAAACACAGACCACCGTCGGCTTTATTCATCAGCTCAACCAGTCCATCACTGATGGGGCCTACGACCACACCGACCGGCTGCTGGAAGAATACTTTGACTATGCCAGAAACCAGATTCTGTATTATGGGCAGATATAA
- a CDS encoding sensor histidine kinase has product MFGIIVVLAVAVAVLAVRTAVMRREIRRMSRQLEDLSAGRTEKKISLTLVDARLNELAAQINENMELQKQLRIDTRKREQRLKDSIAGVSHDLRTPLTAIIGYVQMLERSGLSGEQQEKAAVILKKADAMRELVESFFELSVMESGQSELAEEPVNFTNIVSEAVVDFIPRFEAAELKPDIDLGGKSLYMAGDRTALRRIVQNLLSNALKYTAGRVEVTLEERDGEIILTVANEVRPDASPDMERLFERFYTADDSRNSGGAGLGLYIVKLLAEKMQGAVSASLENKTLSIYVVFQEEKNKQA; this is encoded by the coding sequence ATGTTTGGAATCATCGTGGTTTTAGCTGTGGCTGTGGCGGTATTAGCGGTTCGGACAGCGGTTATGCGGCGGGAGATAAGGCGTATGAGCCGCCAGCTGGAGGACTTATCCGCCGGACGGACTGAGAAGAAGATCAGTCTGACCTTAGTGGATGCCCGGCTAAACGAGCTGGCAGCTCAGATCAATGAGAATATGGAGCTTCAGAAGCAGCTGCGCATTGACACGCGAAAAAGAGAGCAGCGGCTAAAGGATTCCATCGCGGGTGTTTCCCATGATTTGCGGACACCATTGACAGCGATCATCGGTTACGTTCAGATGCTTGAGCGCAGCGGACTGAGCGGGGAGCAGCAGGAAAAAGCTGCAGTGATTTTAAAAAAAGCCGACGCCATGCGGGAGTTGGTTGAAAGCTTTTTTGAACTCTCTGTCATGGAATCGGGTCAGTCGGAGCTCGCGGAAGAACCGGTTAATTTTACCAATATAGTCTCAGAAGCGGTGGTGGATTTTATCCCGCGGTTTGAAGCGGCAGAGCTAAAACCCGATATTGACCTTGGAGGTAAAAGCCTGTATATGGCGGGGGACAGAACTGCTCTGCGGCGCATTGTCCAGAACCTTTTGTCTAACGCCCTTAAATACACCGCAGGCAGGGTAGAGGTTACCCTTGAGGAAAGAGATGGAGAAATAATCCTGACGGTTGCCAACGAGGTAAGGCCTGACGCCTCTCCGGATATGGAAAGACTTTTTGAGCGCTTTTACACAGCGGATGATTCCAGAAACAGCGGAGGTGCCGGACTGGGGCTGTACATTGTGAAATTGTTGGCGGAAAAAATGCAGGGTGCGGTGAGTGCCTCTCTTGAGAATAAAACACTGTCGATTTATGTTGTATTCCAAGAAGAAAAAAACAAACAGGCTTGA
- a CDS encoding ABC transporter permease, whose product MLVLIKMEFYQLVRNRLFYLMAGISIIFGALMSSGYIGDTNPFGIPMADGLSVFGGMVYDSTMWLIVIGAMSALMLGQSASDKTLALAVSAGHSRASVYFCKALVFLLTVNIVMFLYPFAGLIVTGAAHGFDKGIITEPFAQYLLRVTGMVFLANCAVFSVSILLMAVFQDAAKTTACATLAIILESFGMIFFLSRRMSPLWLPPYMARAAVFTPLNISQVILILTACLGFTALLLGAGYFVFRKREIK is encoded by the coding sequence GCTTGTTTTAATCAAAATGGAGTTTTATCAGCTTGTCCGTAACAGGCTGTTTTATCTGATGGCTGGAATCAGTATTATTTTCGGGGCCTTGATGAGTTCGGGATATATTGGAGATACAAATCCCTTTGGTATCCCGATGGCAGATGGATTATCTGTATTTGGAGGAATGGTCTATGATTCTACCATGTGGCTCATTGTCATTGGGGCGATGAGCGCTCTGATGCTCGGGCAGAGCGCCTCGGATAAAACGCTGGCGCTGGCTGTATCCGCGGGACACAGCCGCGCTTCAGTTTATTTTTGCAAGGCGCTTGTGTTTTTGCTGACTGTCAATATTGTCATGTTTCTTTATCCCTTCGCGGGACTCATTGTCACTGGTGCGGCGCACGGGTTTGACAAAGGCATTATTACAGAGCCTTTTGCCCAGTATCTTCTCAGGGTTACCGGTATGGTTTTTCTGGCAAACTGCGCGGTTTTCAGCGTTTCAATCCTGTTAATGGCCGTTTTTCAGGACGCGGCCAAGACAACGGCCTGCGCAACGCTGGCCATTATTCTGGAATCCTTTGGGATGATATTTTTTCTGTCAAGGAGGATGTCGCCGCTTTGGCTTCCGCCTTATATGGCGAGGGCAGCAGTTTTCACACCTTTGAATATATCCCAGGTTATCCTGATTTTGACAGCCTGTCTTGGTTTTACGGCTTTACTCCTGGGCGCTGGATATTTTGTGTTCAGGAAGAGAGAGATAAAATAA